Below is a window of Thermodesulfobacteriota bacterium DNA.
CGGTGAGCCCCTCGGGGATCACCAGGGTCACCGAGAACGTGGCCTTGAAGGCCGGCTCGTCGAAGCAGGGGAACGCCCGCCGGGCGTCGGTGCTCTGGAGCTGGGTGGTGGCGATGGTGTGCCTGCGCCCCTGGTCGTCCGTGAAGGTGGACCGGTAGAACCCGGCGAGCTTCTCGTTCAGGGCCCCCCGGAAGACGACCTCCAGGGTGCGGGGGCCGGGCTCGAGGCAGCCCGGCGCCGCAAACGCCACCCGCTCGCGCTCGGGGTCGAGGGCGACCCCGGCCACGGGACGACCGTCGAGCCGCGCCTCCCGGATCTCGAGCTCCTTGGCGTTGAGCACGAGCACTTCCAGGCGTTCCCGTACCTCGATCCGAATGGCGGCGCGGCCCGCGAAGGAGCCGGCCTCCAGGTCGGGCTCCAGGGTGAGGTCGTAGTGGGTCGGCACGGCCGAGGTGGGCAGTCGGAACGGGTCGAGGGCGGTTGCGGTCACGGGTTCCTCCAGGGGGGGATCAGGGGTTGTGGAGCCGGGGGTCAGGGGATGGGATCGGGGGCCGAGGAACCCGTCGAGGGCTCAATTCTCGCTCGGTTCGGGGTGAGCAGGTTCCGGCCGTCTCGAGGAGGAGTATTCGGAAGTTGCGGTTCCAGTGGGTGGCGCCTCTCAGAGCATATACCGCAGGCCCCGGAACCTTCCAAGCCGATTCGCCAGGGCCGATACCGAATGATTGGCCTTCTTTCCGACGCCATTCGCTCCTTCCACTTCCAAGAAGGGCGACGGGGTCCCGTTCTCACGTCCGCTCCTGGTGCGCCAGCGCGCGCTGGATCGCCTCGAGCACCTCTTCCAGGCGGGTGCCGAGGTCGTCTGCCAGGAACCGCAGGACGAGGTAGCCGTTCTCTTGGAGGAGCAGGTCCTTTCGCCGGTCGCGGCGGTAGGCGGCGGGGTCGGCCAGGTGCTGGGCGCCGTCGATCTCGACGGCCACCCGACTGCTGGCGGCGAGGAGGTCGACTTCCATCTGTCCCCGGCCGTCGAAGGAAATCGGGAGCTCTGCGTTCAGGCGGAACTTCCCGGCCGTGTGGGACAGAGTCTCGAGGCGGCGGTACAGGAACGCTTCGCTCGCACTCCGGGCCCGCGCGGCGCCTTCCGCCTCGACCGAGATCGGGCGGCAGGCGCGGAGGAAGAGGGCCGCGAGGGGCTCGTCGACGCCGTCGCGGATCAGGCGGCGGATGCTCGCCGCGTAGTCCTGCTTCCATCGGGGGTCTGCAGGAAGGGCTACCTTGGCCGGCCACCCCGGCACGGCGCTCGCGGGCAGCTCCACCGTGTAGCCGATGGCCTCGTAGCCCCGGCAGCGCCTCTCGAACATCCGGGCCAGCATCGGCACGTCGAGGTCGGAGTAGTCGTACACGCGGACCTCGCGCTTGCGGTCGTGCAGCCGGTGCAGGCGGCCGGCGTACTGGGCCACGGTCCCGCGCCAGGACACCGGAAGGGCCAGGAACAAGGTGTCCAGTCGGGCATCGTCGAACCCTTCGCCGAGGTAGCGGCCGGTGGCCAGGAGGACCCGTTCCTCGGTCTCGGGAACGGCCGCCAGTCGGGCGAGAACGGCTTTGAGGCCTCTTCTGCCCATGCCGCCGCGAAGCACGATCAGGTGGCGGACCTCGCCGGACAGACGCTCGGCCAGGAGCTCCACGTGCTCGGTACGTTCGGTCAGCACGACCGGTGACCGGCCCTCTCGAACCGCCGCCGCCACGTCTTCGCAGATGAGCCGATTGCGGGCGTCGTCCGCGATCAGCTCCCCGTAGAGCGCCTGAAACCGGGTGCGGGGGTTGGGATCGGGCTGCCCGCGCGATCGAAATCCCGTGGGACGGACGATCACCGAGTGGGTGAAGGGCCGGGCCAGCGCCTGCTTCCTGGGCTCCACGCGGTAGCGCACCGGGCCGCATTGCATGAAGATGATGGGGTGCTGGCCGTCCTTGCGCTGGACGGTGGCCGAAAGCCCGGTGACGAACCGGGCCTTGGCCCGCCTGGCGACCAGCTCGAAGCTGCGGGCGGGAAGGTGGTGGCACTCGTCCACCACGAGATGGCCGTAGCCGCCCACCAGGTCGTCCACCATGCCGTTTCGCACCAGGCTCTGCACGAGGGCCACGTCCAGGGCTCCGGTCGCCTTCCTCCTCCCCCCGCCGATCTGCCCGATGGCTGCGGTCGGGCATCGGAGAAACGCCGAGAGGCGCTCCACCCACTGCTCCAGGAGCTGCCTGCGGTGAACGAGGACCAGAGTGTTGACGCCGCGCCGTGCGGTGAGCCAGGCGGCAACCACCGTCTTCCCGAAGGCCGTGGTGGCGGAGAGGACGCCTGTGTCGTGGGCGGCCATCGCCTCGGCGGCGGCCCTCTGCTCGGGGCGCAGCTCCCCGGAGAACGAGACCGGCAGGGGCGCCCCCTGGCAGCGCTCGTCCCGAAGGGTGCAGCCGACCTTGAGCTCCGAGAGGAGTGCGGCGACGTCCTCCAGGCAGCCTCGGGGCAGGCCGATGTGCTGGGGATGGTCCTCGGCGCAGGCGACGATCCGGGCCTTGTCGAAGGTCGGCAGGCGAAGGGCCTGTGCCCGGTAGAACTCGGGGTTCTGAAAGGCCGCCAGGCGCAAGAGGCGATTGCGAAGGCCTGGGGGAAGGCCCTCCTTGGGCACGTAGAGCTGGTCCCCGAGCACCACCTCCAGCGTCTCGGGAAGATCCGTGAGGGGAGGATCCGGGCGGCGCCGCGAGGGAGGGGCACCCCACGGCGCGTCGCCCTCGGTGTCCTCGTCCGTGGGGGGCAGGCGCACCCCCACGATTCGTCCCCGGCCTTCCGCTTCGCGCACGAGCTCCTCGGCCTGAGCCGGGGCGATGCGCCGCACGGCGGCCAGAAACGCCCACTGGTCCGGGTGGGGCACGAAGCTCTCGTCGACGAAGAGGCTGTTTCCGCTCTCCCGGGGCGCCTTCTGAAGCGGCAGCGCGATGAGGCTGCCAAAGCCTCCGCTGGGCAAGGTGTCCTGGCTCGGCACCAGGCGGTCGTAGGACTCCAGCCCGACCTCGGGCCGGCGCTCCATCGTCTCGGTGAGGACATGGGAGGCCAGCTTCCGCGCAAGGGCCGCGGGGACAGCCTCCTCGAAGAACATCCAGACGTGGGCGCCCTTGCCGGAGCGGGACCTCTCCACTGCGGCGGGCAGGCCCAGCCGCCGGCAGGTCTCCGCGAACGCTGCCGCGTCCTCCTGCCAGCGCTCCTTGTCGAAGTCTGCGGCGACGAGGAAGCAGGTCTCGTCCTGGAGCATGGGGTAGACGCCCATGACGAAGGGCTTTTCGGCCTTGTCGCGGCCGGAGAGGTGCCAGCCGATTGCTTCGTCGGAGACGGGGAGGAACCGGCGATGAGGGCACTGGGCGCACTTGGTCGCGCGCTTGTCGCACAGGCCCCGGGCCCATTCGTTGGCGCAGGCCGGCTGGTAGCCGGACTTGCCGGTCTTGCGGCTCTCGAAGCGGCGGGAGTAAACGTCTTCGCGGCCGCGGAAGAGGGCGCGGAAGAGGGCGATCTTGTCGGCAGGGGGCGAACGGCGATGAACCCGGTCCCAGGGCCATTCCTCCGGGGCGCGTTGCCCGGCGAGAAACCCTTGGCCCGAGGGGGACGCCTGGTTGCGCACGGCATGCTCCTCTTCCGGCCGCCGCGGTACTAGAAGATAGCCGTTCGCCGAGGACCGGCGGGCACGGGGCGCACCATGCGATACGCGAGGATGGCGGCGGTATCTCTCGCGATGGCCTGTGCCTGGCGGGGTATCACTTGCCCAGGTCCAAAGCCGCTAGCAGTCCCGCGTTCACCGCCGCCAGAACGGCCTCCGGCAAGGCGCCGATCCGTTTCGTCAACTTGGACCGGTCAAGCGTCGTAATCTGATGGCACAGAGCCACTCCATCGTGCTTGAGACCTGCGGTTCCTTTCGCGAGCGGCACTGCCGTTGGGCCGCGGCGGGCTTGGGACGCCGAGGTCGAGCACGGGACAACGATCACGGACCGCCAGGCCGGAACGTCGTTGAATCCATCGTGGGACACGACGACAACCGGGCGTATGCCCCGCTGCTCGGAGCCGGACCGAGGCTGAAGCTCCGCCACGTATACTTCACCGCGCTTCATGGGCGTCCTCGTCTGTAAGCAACTCGAGACCAGCCCGCTCCAATTCCTCGTCGAGATCGGCGGGAGTGCCTGCACATGCCGAGGCATAGGCGGCGATCTCCTCCCGCAACCGGCTTCGCCGGCGCTCCTCGAGCCACTGGGTCAAAGCCTCCCGTGCGAT
It encodes the following:
- a CDS encoding type II toxin-antitoxin system PemK/MazF family toxin, which translates into the protein MPRHVQALPPISTRNWSGLVSSCLQTRTPMKRGEVYVAELQPRSGSEQRGIRPVVVVSHDGFNDVPAWRSVIVVPCSTSASQARRGPTAVPLAKGTAGLKHDGVALCHQITTLDRSKLTKRIGALPEAVLAAVNAGLLAALDLGK
- a CDS encoding DEAD/DEAH box helicase family protein produces the protein MRNQASPSGQGFLAGQRAPEEWPWDRVHRRSPPADKIALFRALFRGREDVYSRRFESRKTGKSGYQPACANEWARGLCDKRATKCAQCPHRRFLPVSDEAIGWHLSGRDKAEKPFVMGVYPMLQDETCFLVAADFDKERWQEDAAAFAETCRRLGLPAAVERSRSGKGAHVWMFFEEAVPAALARKLASHVLTETMERRPEVGLESYDRLVPSQDTLPSGGFGSLIALPLQKAPRESGNSLFVDESFVPHPDQWAFLAAVRRIAPAQAEELVREAEGRGRIVGVRLPPTDEDTEGDAPWGAPPSRRRPDPPLTDLPETLEVVLGDQLYVPKEGLPPGLRNRLLRLAAFQNPEFYRAQALRLPTFDKARIVACAEDHPQHIGLPRGCLEDVAALLSELKVGCTLRDERCQGAPLPVSFSGELRPEQRAAAEAMAAHDTGVLSATTAFGKTVVAAWLTARRGVNTLVLVHRRQLLEQWVERLSAFLRCPTAAIGQIGGGRRKATGALDVALVQSLVRNGMVDDLVGGYGHLVVDECHHLPARSFELVARRAKARFVTGLSATVQRKDGQHPIIFMQCGPVRYRVEPRKQALARPFTHSVIVRPTGFRSRGQPDPNPRTRFQALYGELIADDARNRLICEDVAAAVREGRSPVVLTERTEHVELLAERLSGEVRHLIVLRGGMGRRGLKAVLARLAAVPETEERVLLATGRYLGEGFDDARLDTLFLALPVSWRGTVAQYAGRLHRLHDRKREVRVYDYSDLDVPMLARMFERRCRGYEAIGYTVELPASAVPGWPAKVALPADPRWKQDYAASIRRLIRDGVDEPLAALFLRACRPISVEAEGAARARSASEAFLYRRLETLSHTAGKFRLNAELPISFDGRGQMEVDLLAASSRVAVEIDGAQHLADPAAYRRDRRKDLLLQENGYLVLRFLADDLGTRLEEVLEAIQRALAHQERT
- a CDS encoding M1 family peptidase is translated as MTATALDPFRLPTSAVPTHYDLTLEPDLEAGSFAGRAAIRIEVRERLEVLVLNAKELEIREARLDGRPVAGVALDPERERVAFAAPGCLEPGPRTLEVVFRGALNEKLAGFYRSTFTDDQGRRHTIATTQLQSTDARRAFPCFDEPAFKATFSVTLVIPEGLT